Genomic segment of Arachis stenosperma cultivar V10309 chromosome 4, arast.V10309.gnm1.PFL2, whole genome shotgun sequence:
TGTAGtatttatgtttaaaatttaattccAACTGCTAACAAATATATGGGAAAAAACATTGTATTTATAGTTATTGAGTACTAAGAGAGTATCTGTCAATTTTTAACaactattattaattattattctaattaataattattaatttaatattaaaaaatatgaataataaacatttattaacatttaaaattataaggATTAGTTAACAAATTTTTCTAATACGCGCACCGTATTATCCTTCCCCCATTGTGAATGTGTTAGGCATTCGGATTCCCTATAATAGAACGATTTGTCGCCCTTTTTGTCCATCATATCGAGCATCGGTTGCCAACGTTGTCATTTTAGTTGTTGTTGGCATCAACCTGTTGATGCGGAGACCAGCCACATCGCAGCGCGCAACTAGCCCTCACCCCGAATGCGAACCCCCCACCCAAACCTCAGTCAGCCCGGATCGTTGCGTCGAATGCCAATATCCACCCTTCCTGCATCTCCGACTGGAAGCCGGCCCCAACGCCTACTATAATGCATTCGGAAAAAGCACACAATGCCCTCCATAATGCCATTGGCGCTGTCATCAGCCAACAATGGAAGTTTGTGCGCAATGGAATTGTCATCGAGATTGCACGTACCTTCACCCCGCAAGTTCAGCCGTATCCCCAAAGACACTTTCATtagaagacacatgcataaaaaGACACTTTTTGAAGAAACTTCCATTAAAAGATACACGTATAGGAAGACACGTCCAGAAGACACATCCAGAAACTAATTAGGTGGTAGTAGAGCAGGAGCATGCAACGGATGAAACGATACGTTTTTGAATTGATTAGAGTAATTAGGGTAGAAGCTGGGTAATTGGGTAGataattttttgataatttgGACTTTTGGGTCCAGTCTATTAAGAATTGGTAGAAATTGGCTAGACCCCAGTTGGTTATATAACGAAAttgataataaaattatatttgaatatatcgttaaattttttttatgattaaacatattaaaattaattaagaattaacTGTCAAATTAGTATCTGACAAATTTTGgcattaacaaaattttttttaaaatacttgaattttttttaattttaaaatttgacaaaaatgaCTGAAAATAACAAATTGTTCcctcaattttaaaattttaaaattttttttaattttaaaattttgtatctGGTGAGAAGGAGGAGGGTACTAGGGTTTCTAAGGAAAAACATGGCTTTCAAAAGGTTTCCTTCCGCGACATGGTGACTGGACAGAAGTCTCCGTCTCCTATGCTTTGGAATGAGGCTTTACATGGAGAGAGGCTAGCCAAGGTGATCAAAGAGAACCACGGGGATTCGCATCctcctcgggtcatcttctcagaAGAAGGGCTGGCGGCGTTATCTGTACCATATAAGGAAGCGATCGTCGTCAAAGTCTTGGGCAAGCATATGAGTTACACGGCGATAGTGCATAAGCTGGGTATGGTGTGGAGATTGAAGGGTGGGTTTCAAGTTCTGGATGTTGAAAATGGCTATTTTCTGGTGAAGTTTGATGCTTTCGAAGATCGGGAGAGGGTATTACTTGGTGGTCCTTGGATGATATCTGAGTTTTATCTTGCTGTAAAGCCATGGTCACCTGAGTTCTATTCAGAAGATGAGGTTTTTGGATCCACCATGGTTTGGGTACACTTTTACGGCTTAGGGATTCGGTACTACCATGAGAAGGCTATGTTGAGAATTGTCGCTGCGGTGGGAAAGCCAGTGAAAGTCGATGTAGCAACTAAGATGGCAGCAAGAGGGAAGTATGCGAGGGCTTGTGTGGAGATTGATTTAGGCGTTCCCATTACTCGTAGTGTTGAGGTGGATGGGAGGGTTTTGGATGTTGAATATGAAAGCCTTGAGTTGATCTGCAATACGTGTGGTTGTTATGGGCATGTTGGTGTAGACTGTAAATTGATCAGTTCAATTTCGACGAATATTGATGAAACAGGGGTGAATGAAGACAAGGAACAAGATCACGAGAAGATGGATCAGGTGCCATTTTCTTCTAATATTGAGAAGCCTTTTGTTTTCGGTAGTGCTACAATTGGGATAGAGAAGAATAAGGATAAGGAAGTGCATGTAATGGAAGGGGCGCATGCAGGGGATACAACGTGGACCAAGGTGGAAAGAAAGGCAAAGGGCAAGAAGGTCTTTTTGGGTAAGCATGACCAGGATAAGTCCAAAAAAGTTTATGTGGATAAATCTTCTAATTATGTTGCTAAAGGAGAACCTGCTATGAAAGGCATCAATGGGGTTGAATCATCTTTACACATAAGTAAGGGCAATCAAGTGCTAAAACAAGCGAGGAACTTTAAATTAGCTTCTTCAGGTTTTACCTCTGCTCAAGGTGTGACGGGTGGCAAGCAAGGACCTGGTTCAGAACGGGCAGGGGCTTATTCGCAAGGCGCGGAGACTTCTAAAACGCCATTCAGAAGCAATTTAAAGAGATTAAGGCCTAATTCTCTTCAGAATTCCCCGGTTGAGAATGTGCACAGTGTGGTTACAGTGGAGACTCCACTCACTACCCTCTAATAATCTGAGGTGTGGGTCTCACTCCAAGTAATATTAATATGGATTGTGCAAATATTATAGCTTGGAATGTGAGAGGAGCTAGAAATAAGCTGGCTCGGGTGCATCTGAAACAATTGGTAAAGAATTTTCATCCGTACGTTTTTATCATTTTAGAGACTCATTGTGCTTTCCAAAAGGTGGCTGTCTTTTGGAACAGATTAGGTTATACTCCTATTCATATTGAAGAAGCTCAGGGGCATAGTGGAGGTATTTGGGTGCTCTCTGCATGGCCCGGAGTATCTTGCAATGTCGTGGCAGCGAGTTCGCAAGTGGTGTGTGTTGAGTTTTCGAATGGCGGTTTCTCTTGGGTTTGTGCAGCAATTTATGCAAGTCCCGTTCCTAGCATAAGGGAAGAAGCTTGGAGGGTTTTGACAGATTTTTCCAGAAATTATTCAGGTCCTTTATTAGCTATTGGGGATTTTAATGAGATCCTTCTTTCATCTGAGGTTAAAGGTGGGAACTTTGTCTCTCGAAGGGCAGAGCGGTTTGGAGCTCTCCTAGATGAGTGTGGTTTGATTGATTTGGGAGCTCATGGATCCTTGTACACTTGGTTCAGACATATGCAGGGTAATCGGTTCATCTCGAAGAGGTTGGATAGGGCTGTGGCTACTGATGCTTGGTGTTTTCGTTTTCCGGAAAGCTATGTGGAGAATTTGGCGAGGATGCATTCTGACCACTGTCCCATTATGGTGCGATGTCAAGGTAATGATAGAAGAGTCGGGGTAAAACCTTTTCGTTTTCAAGTAGCTTGGTCTTATCACCCAAGTTTTTCGTCGGTGGTCAGGGGTGCTTGGGACAAGGGTAGACCCAATCCTATTCGTTGCCTTTCTCAGGTCAGAGATGATGCTTTGGCCTTTAACCGAGATGTCTTTgggaatattttttaaaaaaagagggAATTGGAGAGGCGTGTGACCAGTATCCAACAGAGAATGGAGAGAGTTGATGCTTTATCCCTTATACAGGAAGAAAGGGAGTTACAGGCTGAATATAGTAATCTGCTTATGCAAGAAGAGTTGTTTTGGTATCAAAAATCGCGAGAGCACTGGGTCAAATTTGGAGATAGGAATACTAAGTTCTTTCATATGCAAACCATTATGCAGAGGAAGTGTAACAAGGTTCAGGGGTTATTTTTGGAAGATGGAAGATGGAGTACTGATCTGCAAGAACTCGAAGAATGTGCAATTGGATTTTATAGAGATCTTTTTTGTAATGTGGAACAGGTAGAACTTGATGTGATGGGGGATCAGGAATTACCTTCTTTATCTCATGAAGCTATTGAAAGTCTCACAAGAAATGTTTCTAAAGAAGAGGTTAGGAAGGTGGTTATGGGCATGAACTCTTTTAAGGCCCCAGGTGCTGATGGTTTTCAGGCTTTTTTCTTCAAGGAATATTGGGAAGTGGTTGGTACAAAAGTATGGGAACTTGTTAAGAAGCCTTTCGCTGGGTTTGATCTGGATAGTACTCTGTTTGACACTTTGGTGGTGCTGATTCCCAAAGTTGATAACCCGTCTCGCATGAAAGAGTTTCGTCCTATCAGCCTCTGTAATGTCATCTACAAGAttataactaaggtggttgtgGAGATGTTACGACCTTTTCTACAAGATATCATTGGCCCTCTACAGGGAGGGTTTATTCCTGGAAGGGGTGCCCCAGACAATATCATTGTAGCCTAGGAAGTTCTCCATTTTATGAAGAAAACCAAATCAAAGAAAGGTGTTCTTGCTTTTAAAATTGACCTAGAAAAGGCTTATGACAGGGTGAGTTGGGAGTTTTTGGAGCAATCTCTCCTAATGTTTGGCTTTCCAGGTACTATTGTTTCTCTTATTATGAAATGTGTAAagtcttcctccctttctctaATGTGGAATGGTAACCGGTTGGATGGTTTTCAGCCAAAGAGGGGTTTGAGGCAAGGAGACCCGATGTCTccttatttatttgttatttgtaTGGAGAGGTTGAGTTGCCTCATTGCTAGAAAAGTGGAGGTTGGTAGATGGAAACCAGTAACCGTGTCTAGGGGAGGTCCTGTGATCTCCCATCTCCTTTTTGCAGACGACCTTATCCTTTTTTGCAAAGCGAAAAAATCTCAAGTGCTTCATGTTTTGGACACTATGGCCACCTTTTGCAGAGCATCTGGTATGAAGGTGAATTTTGACAAATCTCGTGCTATCTGTTCCATGAATGTTTCTAGACAACGCAAGGATCTCTTTACTGGTATTTCTTCTATCCAATTTGCTAATTCTCTGGGAAAATACCTTGGTGTCCCCCTCAAGCATGGCAGAGTTACTAAAGCTGATTTTAATGATGTGGTTGATAAACTTACTAATAGGCTAGCATCTTGGAAAGGTTGCTTCCTTAATAAAGCTGGTCGGATTTGCCTTGCTAAATCAGTTTTATCTTCTATACCTATTTATAGGATGCAAGTAAGCCTTTTTCCATCAGGTGTGTGCTCTAACATTGATAAGCTTACTAGAAGTTTTATTTGGTGTTGTAGTCATAATCACCGTGGTCTTCATTTAGCATCTTGGAGAGTTTTGACGACTCCAAAAAAGTTTGGAGGTCTTGCTTTGAGGGAGTCGCGGTTGGtcaatttttctttattagGAAAGCTAGTTTGGCAAATTTTGATGAATCAAGAGAAACTGTAGGTTAAGATTATGCTTCAGAAATACCTCCAGAATAGAAACCTATTTGCAGTTAAAGCAATGGGTTCTTCATCGTATATATGGAAGTCTATTGTGCACTCAGCTTCCGTATTAAAGGAAGGGTTTGTTTGGGAAGTGGGAGCTCTTTCTAAGAATTTCTGGTTTGACTCTTGGTTGCACTCTGGGCCAGTAGGAGCGAGGGTTGAATTTCTTGATATCTGTGAGGCTGCTTTGACCATTGAAGATGTTTACCGTGATGGAGTTTGGCATTTGGAGAGGATTTACTCTTTTATTCCTAGGGACTTAAGGGAAGACATTCTTAGTTTAGTACATATTTCGACTTCTGGTCGTGATTTGGGTTGGAGTTGGGAGCACACTATTTACTCTGCTAAACAAGGATATTTATGGTTAATTCAGAAGAAGTTGAATTGGGATAGGAATATCAACTGGCTTTAGCTTTGGAAGGCGCGGGTCCCTGAAAAGTTGAGGCTCCTAGTGTGGCTTTGCCTTCATGATGCTGTACCAACTCAATATCTGCGTTTTCGGCGACATCTCTCCTCCTCATCCTTATGTACACGTTGCAATCAACTTCCGGAGACAATTCTTCATTGTTTTCGGGATTGTGAAGTGGTGCGATCAGTTTGGGTTTCTCTAGGTTTTTCTGATGTGTGTTTTTTTGGCTCTTACGAGGTGCATGATTGGTTCAAGCATGGCCTCCTCAATGAAGGTTGTTCCAAATTTGCAGCTATAATATGATCAATTTGGCAAGATAGAAATATGGGTAATTTTCAGGGAATTTTTGGATCTACTGGGTCAATTGCATACAAGGCTCGCAGGTGCATGGTGGATTTTGAATATACAACTCAGAATCGAGTGTGTTGCATCCAGGGATTAAAACCTCTGTCTTGGTCTCCGCCAGAACCTGGTGCTTGGAAGTTAAATTGTGATGGGAGTGTGAACTTGGGGGATGATTGTGCTGGTTTTGGGTGGGTAATTCGCGATAGCTCCAGTCAATGGGTAATGGGATGCTCAGGAAATTCCTTTGGATCTAGTGTCATCAAGATGGAGTTGTGGAGTATATGAAAAGGTTTGGCCTGGGCTTGGGAGGCGGGTCTTAAGCTTGTTGTCTGTGAGACAGATTGCACAGCAGCTTTTGAGCTAGTGACTGGTTGGCAAGTTCCACTCTGGCATCTTGAAAAAGAAGTGATACAACTGATCTTTGACTTGAAGTTAAGAAGGGATTGGGATATTCGTTTTGAACTTATCCCGAGAGAAGCTAATGTCGTGGCAGATCGGTTAGCAAAGATGGGATCTGGAGGTAGCGAAACTGATGAGGTTCACCTTTGGCACTAGCCACCAGAGGTGGTTTGTCCTCTCTTATTGTTAAGAacctaatttttttctttttcttttctgctcTTTTGTTTTTCCTCTTAGTTGTTCACCAAAAAAACTGTTCCCTCAATGCATTATctgaaattattattttttaaattaaattgacaaccttaaaattgattttttccCAATTTAACTTGGTGAGATGAACCCTAATTTAATTGTTGAGATGCGAACTCAGTACCGCCTTCAATGGCTTCTCCACAATGGGACCCTCTAAACCATCGGGATTCTCCTcctttaattgaaaaaggaaggtGGTACTAGTTCTTATTTCATTACATTCAATAATTCATAGGCATATCCTCATCAGTGCCGTGCTACAATATATAGGTGCAACCACCATGTTAGGGTGATGACTACATTTTCAGCTCTCATGAGTCATGCATTTATCTAAACATGAACACTTAGGTTAGGGCTAATAGACACTCGTCAAAATGAAGAAGACGAAGTCCAAAATTAGCTACTTATTCAATTAGTAGTAGATTCCTTAGGTATACCACCAATATGTAAAAATCATTGAACTTGTTTAATCATCTTTGACCATCCATgcatgttttaatttatattatctaTAGATTCAGGATTTTTTCATGGTGAATGCTATGGTGCTTAAAAAGTGgtgtttatttattaaaaagaattaaaatttaatatttaatttaaaagacataaaaatatattattttaaaaaattcaaaacttacCACAAAAGATAAGTTAGATAAAAGTTAGACAACAATTAATAAGCACCATAGAatcttccattttttttcattattcgaGGCTTAATTTGGTAAAAACTATGATGCATGGATATCGATATAGATACAGGACACGATACAAAATGGATTATATcgatatataaattttaaaattttataagatacGGAAGCcacttatatatataaaatataaaatattttttagataaatcgtaataatattttagtagtttattgatattaaaacataaataaattttttaattatttttaattatataaagtatttaaaatattttttattttaataaataataatatatattatttttaaatttattttaaaaatatatactaaGAATAAGGTTAGACGCATTGGTACGTGATGATATTTAGGTGTGTCAAAATGTATTCggagaaaaaatttttattttttattaaaatatgatTGAACACAGCAAACACGTGTGTCAAACGAGTGTCGATGAATGTCGTATTCAAAATATGTCCGACACACAAATACGACAACTCAAGACGAGATTCAAACTCCCACACTTACTTAAGCAGACTAGCGAACTAACCAGTAGACCAACCCAACTTcgttataaattttttaatttactaaatacaaaataaaatattatatttttagaaaatacaAACACCTCTTTAAACAATTTTACTAAACTAAACCCAAGTACTACAATGACAGTCTCCACCACAGAAAACAATAAATAATCATTGAACATTATTAACCTTATGAATAGAATCTGAAATTCAATATGCATTCAAGTTATGTAAGAGAAAAACCATTTAATATTTGGCAAATTCTTTGgtgtattttaatttagtgccgaatttactaaaattattttttaaaataaatattaaaaatgatttatttttatatctttaaattaaatattaattaattttggtaaactaaacaacaaaaaatataatagaacgaaaatttaagatttaatgATTTCAAAGTCAAATTACCATTTTAATGcaacaaaaaatttatcaaatatagTTCACCATTAACTTAAATTACTATTGATGGTAATAATGGTACTATAATTACATAAACGGAAATGTTGATTTCACATCACATGATATGATGGCATAAATATAGAATACcgaaattcaaaaaataaaaataaaaataaaaataaagaaataaaataactaaaagaagACACTAACGATACGCAACTGGTTCTTCAGCTGcaattgttcttcttcttcaacctctTCACCCACCATTTGGCGGTGATCTCACTTTCCACAACCCCACTTCACAAGTTCCAATTTTGCGACCAACCCAGAATCTGAATTCGAGTTTTGTACGATGAGGGGCCACGATTGGATCAACACGTGTCTTCCCGACGAGCTGGTGGTCGAGATCTTCCGGCGACTCGACTCTAAGCGGAGCAGAGACGCTTGCTCACTCGTCTGCCGCCGGTGGCTCCGCCTCGAGCGCCTCACCCGAGCCACCATCCGGATCGGCGCCACTGGCTCGCCGGACCTGTTCGTGCACCTTCTCTCCACCCGCTTCTCCAACGTCACCAATGTCCACATCGACGAGCGACTCTCCATCTCCCTCCCCGTTCACCTCGTGAGTGTTCAAAACCCCAAACTGAAGTTTATCGTTCTAACTTCTATCGAACGGAATTGGTGCGAAAGCTTTGATTTTGGGGGGTAAAAGAACTGaatttgtattaaatcattaaacTACATTAGTCCCTTGAAATAAAACTTGCTGCATAGTTCGTAACAATTACAAATATTTAGTCTCTTTTAAGGCTATGTGTTTGGTAAGGATTATGTTGGAGACTAACTTATTTGAGTTGGTGATGAAATTAGAAGTTTAAGCTCTATTTTGATGTTTTGGGAATTGGATATGAGCTTGTCTGTGTTTGGTTTTCAGCAGGGGAGAAGAAGGGGGGTGGAGAATTCTTCGGCTTCTTCCCTGAAGCTGAATTATCTGAATGTCAATAATGGGTCCGAGGAGGGTGATCTTGATTCCCTTTGTTTGTCTGATGTTGGCTTGACTGCTCTTGGGGATGGCTTTCCGAAGCTTGAGAAGTTGAGCTTAATCTGGTGTTCTAATGTAACTAGTGATGGATTAGCTTCACTAGCTCAGAAATGCAGTTCTTTGAAGGCCTTGGATTTGCAGGTATTGAaccatttattcaatgtaaatcTTGCTCGATACGCATGGTGGCTATATTTATAGTGCAGTCTCAATCAAATTGCAGTGTAAGTCCATGTATTATGAAGAAATCGGTGATGTCCATGATTTACCCATTCGCTGTATTTCATTTCCTTGAGGATAGCCTGTTTCGCCGTTTAGAATTGGCACAGCTGACTTTTATGTGTGCCCATACATATAATATACTAGAAATGAAAACTAAGCTTTGAGGGCCCAAAGGGCTCTCAATCAGTCGTATATGTCTTCTATTGAACTACCAGCTGAACATAATATGTTCCATGGACATTAGAACTTAGGGCAAC
This window contains:
- the LOC130974444 gene encoding uncharacterized protein LOC130974444, which encodes MDCANIIAWNVRGARNKLARVHLKQLVKNFHPYVFIILETHCAFQKVAVFWNRLGYTPIHIEEAQGHSGGIWVLSAWPGVSCNVVAASSQVVCVEFSNGGFSWVCAAIYASPVPSIREEAWRVLTDFSRNYSGPLLAIGDFNEILLSSEVKGGNFVSRRAERFGALLDECGLIDLGAHGSLYTWFRHMQGNRFISKRLDRAVATDAWCFRFPESYVENLARMHSDHCPIMVRCQGNDRRVGVKPFRFQVAWSYHPSFSSVVRGAWDKGRPNPIRCLSQVRDDALAFNRDVFGNIF